A genome region from Chelonia mydas isolate rCheMyd1 chromosome 24, rCheMyd1.pri.v2, whole genome shotgun sequence includes the following:
- the LOC102940236 gene encoding chemokine-like receptor 1 produces MEETTPFQPRWAHPAFPYVNSTLHPFFGNPYQHGEEGGAQREWTGVLFAVLFSLGFLLGVVGNGLVICIASFWMTKTVVSIWYLNLAVADFIFTSFLSMEVAYAALNFHWPFGQTLCKIHSAVSFLNLFASVFLLTVISADRCISMAWPVWAHNHRSPRLAFWVAAAVWLAALALSTPYIVFRDIRSFPLEGDITICYNNYIPVGNFTREEVATLWEHRHRAMVLTCFVTGFLVPFAIILTCYGVITAKLMRNHVVRSARPYKIMVAVVTAFFLCWFPYHLSTLLAMLAKGVTPAIQILHDVALPLAYLNSCLNPALYAFMGWGCKDTLWLSMVLAFQRAFSEAEVRATLPSKNQDSSRSEVELPPL; encoded by the coding sequence ATGGAGGAGACCACGCCCTTCCAGCCCCGCTGGGCCCACCCTGCCTTTCCATATGTGAACAGCACCTTACACCCCTTCTTCGGGAATCCCTACCAGCATGGAGAAGAGGGTGGAGCCCAGCGTGAGTGGACAGGAGTTCTCTTTGCCGTCCTCTTCAGTCTGGGATTCCTACTCGGAGTAGTGGGCAATGGCCTGGTTATCTGCATCGCTAGCTTCTGGATGACGAAGACGGTGGTCTCTATCTGGTATCTCAACCTGGCCGTGGCCGACTTCATCTTCACGTCCTTCCTCTCCATGGAGGTGGCCTATGCAGCGCTGAACTTCCACTGGCCCTTTGGCCAGACACTGTGTAAGATCCACAGCGCAGTGTCCTTCCTCAACCTCTTCGCCAGTGTCTTCCTCCTCACTGTCATCAGCGCCGACCGCTGCATCTCCATGGCCTGGCCAGTCTGGGCCCACAACCACCGCTCGCCCCGGCTGGCTTTCTGGGTGGCTGCAGCTGTTTGGCTTGCAGCTCTGGCTCTCAGCACACCTTATATAGTTTTCCGGGACATTAGGAGCTTCCCGCTTGAGGGGGACATCACCATCTGCTACAACAACTACATCCCAGTGGGGAACTTCACTAGGGAGGAGGTGGCCACATTATGGGAGCATCGACACCGGGCCATGGTGCTCACCTGCTTTGTGACTGGGTTCCTGGTGCCATTTGCCATCATCCTGACCTGCTACGGAGTCATCACTGCCAAACTGATGAGGAACCATGTAGTCCGCTCTGCCAGGCCCTACAAGATCATGGTGGCCGTCGTGACGGCCTTCTTCCTCTGCTGGTTCCCCTACCACCTCTCCACCCTATTGGCCATGTTGGCAAAGGGGGTGACTCCAGCAATACAGATTCTCCATGATGTCGCACTTCCCTTGGCCTACCTGAATAGCTGCCTCAACCCTGCCCTGTACGCCTTCATGGGCTGGGGCTGCAAGGACACGCTGTGGCTCTCCATGGTCTTGGCCTTCCAGAGGGCCTTCAGTGAGGCTGAGGTCAGGGCCACCCTCCCCAGCAAGAACCAGGACAGCAGTAGGTCAGAGGTGGAATTGCCCCCATTATGA